A single region of the Marinobacter nanhaiticus D15-8W genome encodes:
- a CDS encoding SRPBCC family protein, producing the protein MNGTVTPDAYGTLIEPTTLKIQRLLPGPIERVWAYLTESDLRSQWLAAGQMEMKVGSTFELVWRNDELTDPPGTRPPGHSEEHRLESQVTELDPPHKLAITWGGTGGVAFELEPQGDKVLLTIVHHRISDRSTLLGVSAGWHTHLDILVARLTDQKPEPLWDEWVRLKVEYEQRLQV; encoded by the coding sequence ATGAACGGAACCGTAACCCCCGACGCTTACGGCACGTTGATCGAGCCGACCACGCTGAAAATCCAGCGCCTGCTACCCGGCCCCATCGAGCGTGTCTGGGCCTATCTGACCGAGAGTGACCTGCGCAGCCAGTGGCTTGCTGCGGGCCAGATGGAGATGAAGGTTGGCTCCACCTTCGAGCTGGTCTGGCGTAACGACGAACTCACCGATCCTCCCGGCACGCGCCCACCGGGTCACTCCGAAGAACATCGGCTGGAGAGCCAGGTCACCGAACTCGACCCGCCCCACAAACTCGCGATCACCTGGGGCGGTACGGGTGGCGTCGCCTTCGAGCTGGAGCCGCAGGGAGACAAGGTATTACTCACAATCGTCCATCACCGTATTTCCGATCGCTCGACCTTGCTGGGTGTCAGCGCCGGATGGCATACCCATTTGGATATCCTTGTCGCTCGCCTGACCGATCAGAAACCGGAACCGTTATGGGACGAGTGGGTGCGGCTGAAAGTGGAATACGAGCAGCGCCTGCAGGTCTGA
- a CDS encoding ArsR/SmtB family transcription factor translates to MVKSETTQLNTVFHALGDATRRQMLLELADGERTVGELAKPFEISLAAASKHIKVLEKAGLIRREVRWRTHVCHLEPAPLAGAHEWLGFYERFWTDRLDALERLLHKEDASQSPYDKEGDDP, encoded by the coding sequence ATGGTTAAATCAGAAACGACTCAGTTGAATACCGTCTTCCATGCACTCGGTGATGCGACGCGCCGCCAGATGTTGCTGGAGCTCGCCGATGGCGAACGCACCGTTGGCGAGCTTGCGAAGCCGTTCGAGATCTCACTCGCAGCAGCGTCGAAGCACATCAAGGTGCTGGAAAAAGCCGGGCTGATCCGTCGCGAGGTGCGTTGGCGCACGCATGTGTGCCACCTCGAGCCGGCACCGCTGGCAGGCGCCCACGAATGGCTGGGCTTCTATGAACGCTTCTGGACCGACCGACTGGATGCGCTCGAACGTCTCCTGCACAAGGAGGACGCAAGCCAGTCCCCTTACGACAAAGAAGGAGATGACCCATGA
- a CDS encoding YgjV family protein: MVSLFESYSAWAGQFFGLLSLILCVLAFSSKQDDRLLVLLLSANVAFALQFLFFESWTAAALTVLVIVRIALARRYPGSKKVMTFVLAASGAAAALTWQGWADLPAIVAMVLGTMGMFLLRGIPLRTCLGLAAVAWMLSHILVGSVGGTLAEALVLFTNAVTIYRIHRDKQRYPEAGH; this comes from the coding sequence ATCGTTTCCCTATTTGAGAGCTACAGCGCGTGGGCCGGCCAGTTCTTTGGCCTGCTTTCCCTGATCCTTTGCGTGCTGGCCTTTTCCAGCAAGCAGGACGACCGACTGCTGGTACTGCTGCTCTCCGCTAATGTGGCATTCGCCCTGCAATTCCTGTTCTTTGAAAGTTGGACGGCGGCGGCGCTGACCGTGCTGGTTATTGTCCGCATTGCCCTAGCAAGGCGCTATCCAGGCAGCAAGAAGGTCATGACGTTCGTGTTGGCTGCCAGCGGCGCGGCGGCAGCGCTGACCTGGCAGGGTTGGGCGGACCTGCCGGCTATCGTGGCCATGGTGCTGGGCACGATGGGCATGTTCCTGCTCAGGGGCATCCCGCTGCGCACCTGCCTGGGACTGGCGGCAGTAGCGTGGATGCTCAGCCACATCCTGGTGGGCTCGGTCGGAGGGACGTTGGCCGAAGCACTCGTGCTCTTCACCAACGCGGTTACCATCTATCGCATCCATCGTGACAAGCAACGGTATCCGGAAGCCGGCCACTGA
- a CDS encoding DHA2 family efflux MFS transporter permease subunit — MDRQAHVNPPISGRTWGIAAVTGAGAFMAMLDSTVANLALESIRADFATTLPVVQWVSTGYLGALAVSLPAAAWLGGRFGYGRIWAVSLALFVMASAFCAVAASPGMLIAARLLQGLAGGLMVPAGQAVIGAVAGSRQLGRIMGFLGLVIALGPAIGPAAGGFLLDVASWRWLFWINVPFGIAALLMAIRLVPEGREDPERILDIAGLLMLSLGLPLLLYGATEIGAAGLGSMAIVAGTLGAFLVGSFVLRTMNARHPLIHLHLLGMRRFAAATVITGFTGANMYGGLLLLPLYLQIVVGLEPGATGIWLLVMGLGSAVALPVAGSLADRLGAGPVSLTGAGLLLVSTIPFLFPTALSDGVLAAALLARGAGLALAQMPAVAAAYSVAHTDEMGDATTLVNIVQRVGGAIGAVAVVIVLQQVNILSTTESYICAFAALGLLSLMTLATAMVLQRQSHQPQERLAD, encoded by the coding sequence ATGGACAGGCAAGCGCACGTGAACCCACCGATTTCGGGGCGTACCTGGGGTATCGCTGCGGTCACGGGGGCAGGTGCCTTTATGGCTATGCTCGATTCCACTGTGGCCAACCTCGCGCTTGAATCCATTCGCGCCGACTTTGCCACCACGCTTCCTGTCGTCCAGTGGGTCAGCACCGGTTACCTCGGGGCACTGGCCGTGTCCCTGCCGGCAGCGGCCTGGTTAGGTGGCCGTTTCGGCTACGGTCGGATCTGGGCGGTGAGCCTGGCCCTCTTTGTCATGGCCTCCGCTTTCTGCGCGGTGGCTGCGAGTCCCGGAATGCTTATCGCCGCGCGCCTACTACAGGGATTGGCCGGTGGCCTCATGGTACCTGCCGGCCAGGCGGTGATTGGCGCCGTGGCGGGGAGTCGTCAGTTGGGGCGGATCATGGGATTCCTCGGCCTGGTCATTGCGTTGGGGCCGGCGATTGGACCGGCGGCTGGCGGCTTCCTGCTGGATGTGGCGTCGTGGCGCTGGCTATTCTGGATCAACGTTCCCTTTGGTATCGCGGCGTTGCTCATGGCTATCCGCTTGGTTCCGGAAGGGCGGGAAGATCCCGAGCGAATACTGGATATTGCCGGGCTGCTGATGCTTAGCCTGGGACTTCCCTTGCTGCTTTATGGCGCGACGGAAATCGGTGCTGCCGGTCTCGGCTCGATGGCAATCGTGGCGGGGACGCTGGGGGCGTTTCTCGTAGGGTCGTTTGTCCTGCGCACGATGAATGCCCGTCATCCACTGATCCATCTTCATCTGTTGGGAATGAGGCGTTTTGCCGCGGCAACGGTGATCACCGGTTTCACCGGCGCCAATATGTACGGTGGCCTGTTGTTGTTGCCGCTTTACCTGCAGATCGTGGTGGGGCTGGAGCCGGGTGCGACCGGCATTTGGCTCCTGGTCATGGGGTTAGGGAGCGCGGTAGCCTTGCCGGTGGCAGGTTCGCTGGCCGACCGCCTTGGCGCCGGTCCGGTTTCCCTGACCGGCGCCGGGCTGCTGCTGGTCAGTACCATTCCCTTCCTGTTTCCGACTGCGCTTTCCGATGGTGTTTTGGCGGCGGCCCTGCTGGCACGGGGCGCCGGGTTGGCACTGGCACAAATGCCGGCTGTAGCGGCTGCATACTCAGTCGCGCATACCGATGAAATGGGGGACGCCACCACGCTGGTGAATATCGTCCAGCGCGTAGGGGGCGCAATAGGCGCGGTGGCCGTCGTGATTGTCCTGCAACAGGTCAACATCCTGTCGACGACCGAATCCTATATTTGCGCTTTCGCCGCGCTGGGGCTGCTTTCCCTCATGACCCTTGCGACAGCCATGGTGCTTCAGCGCCAGTCACATCAGCCCCAGGAGCGACTGGCGGACTAG
- a CDS encoding LysR family transcriptional regulator, with the protein MNIKLDKLRSFVLVADEGNLTRAANRRHTTPSAVSEHLRQLEDHFGVSLFERSARGMSLTPEGRKLVVPARQALLQVAELDEIARTLRCEKPSRLFLGLNAPPEYLKVDQLLRQVARHIPEVSLELGTSASYLIAEQVRAGKMDLGFVYGDVLDEQIQNIRLSPIRICIVGPMEGGLDTIPDDTKALQRLPWIWPSCSCPFDRLMPEIIGCTRDEANTVSTSEDEHTTLSMIRAGIGYGILEYELARHWADRGSVRLYDKPDSAINLNLLVRRDQLTRAPVASMVELVKQLWARESEDVVAPENTIG; encoded by the coding sequence ATGAACATCAAACTCGACAAGCTCCGCTCCTTCGTCCTCGTGGCCGACGAAGGCAACCTGACCCGGGCAGCCAACCGTCGCCACACCACACCGTCGGCAGTCAGTGAGCACTTGCGTCAGTTGGAGGATCACTTTGGTGTGTCGCTATTCGAGCGTTCAGCCCGGGGCATGTCGCTCACACCCGAAGGCCGCAAGCTGGTGGTGCCGGCGCGGCAGGCACTGCTGCAGGTAGCGGAGCTGGATGAAATCGCACGTACCCTGCGCTGCGAGAAGCCGTCACGGTTGTTCCTCGGCCTGAATGCGCCGCCCGAGTACCTGAAGGTGGATCAGCTGCTGCGGCAGGTTGCGCGGCATATACCGGAAGTATCACTGGAACTGGGCACCAGCGCGTCCTATCTTATTGCCGAGCAAGTGCGCGCAGGCAAGATGGACCTGGGGTTCGTTTACGGGGATGTGCTCGATGAGCAGATCCAGAACATTCGTCTGTCGCCCATCCGGATCTGTATCGTCGGACCCATGGAAGGCGGCCTCGATACGATACCCGACGATACGAAGGCCCTGCAGCGCCTACCCTGGATCTGGCCTTCCTGCAGTTGCCCTTTCGATCGCCTGATGCCGGAAATTATCGGCTGCACCCGTGACGAAGCGAACACAGTCAGCACATCGGAAGACGAGCACACGACCCTGTCGATGATCCGTGCCGGTATCGGCTACGGCATCCTTGAGTACGAGCTGGCCAGGCATTGGGCCGACCGGGGCAGTGTTCGGCTCTACGATAAACCGGACAGCGCGATTAACCTGAACCTGCTGGTCCGCCGCGACCAGCTCACACGCGCACCGGTGGCCTCCATGGTCGAACTGGTCAAGCAGCTCTGGGCAAGGGAGAGCGAGGACGTGGTTGCGCCGGAAAACACGATTGGGTGA
- a CDS encoding alpha/beta fold hydrolase, whose protein sequence is MRYLLPRIGCIAFLALGLASPVFAEEERSAQSSTEDLSYDKRLSGYDYPFDVKTFSFDSQDQELEMAYMYLPPKGDKPVVTLLHGKNFNGAYWERTAQFLQKQGYGVLMPDQIGFGKSSKPTGYQYSFPVLANNTRELMKSLDIDNAVIVGHSMGGMLASRFALNYPDATRKLILVNPIGLENYLHFVQYKDVGFFYQNELKQSADKIKAYQRKNYYAGDWNEDYAALTEPLVGWVQGPDWNDLAYVSALTYDMIFTQPVVEEYDDFNVPAALILGTRDRTGPGRNWKKEGVEYELGRYDQLGRAIRARNEDIQLYELEDLGHLPHIEAFDRFKTVFAKALP, encoded by the coding sequence GTGCGTTATCTCTTGCCTCGCATTGGTTGCATTGCTTTCTTGGCTCTTGGGCTCGCGAGCCCGGTTTTTGCCGAAGAAGAACGCAGCGCCCAGTCCTCGACAGAAGATCTTTCCTACGACAAGCGCTTGTCCGGTTATGACTACCCGTTCGATGTGAAAACCTTCAGTTTCGACTCCCAGGACCAGGAACTGGAAATGGCCTACATGTACTTGCCGCCCAAGGGCGACAAGCCGGTAGTTACCCTGTTGCATGGCAAGAATTTCAACGGGGCCTATTGGGAGCGGACAGCGCAGTTCCTTCAGAAACAGGGTTACGGCGTGTTGATGCCGGACCAGATCGGGTTCGGCAAGTCATCCAAGCCGACCGGCTATCAATATTCTTTCCCCGTACTCGCCAATAATACGCGGGAGCTGATGAAATCGCTGGACATCGACAACGCCGTGATCGTAGGCCACTCGATGGGTGGCATGCTGGCTTCGCGTTTTGCCCTGAACTACCCGGATGCCACCCGAAAGCTCATCCTGGTTAATCCCATCGGCTTGGAGAATTACCTGCATTTCGTCCAGTACAAGGACGTGGGCTTTTTCTACCAGAACGAACTCAAGCAATCAGCCGACAAGATCAAGGCTTACCAGCGGAAGAACTACTACGCCGGTGACTGGAATGAAGACTATGCCGCACTGACCGAGCCGCTGGTAGGCTGGGTCCAGGGCCCGGACTGGAACGATCTGGCCTATGTCAGTGCGCTGACCTACGACATGATCTTCACCCAGCCTGTGGTCGAGGAATACGATGATTTCAATGTGCCGGCAGCGCTGATCCTCGGTACCCGGGACCGCACCGGCCCAGGCCGCAATTGGAAGAAAGAGGGCGTCGAGTATGAGTTGGGGCGTTACGACCAACTCGGCCGTGCCATCCGTGCACGCAATGAGGACATCCAGCTTTACGAGTTGGAAGACCTCGGACACCTGCCGCACATCGAAGCGTTCGATCGCTTCAAGACGGTATTCGCCAAGGCGCTACCCTAA
- a CDS encoding crotonase/enoyl-CoA hydratase family protein translates to MNESLVITAADGPVCTITINRPDKRNAVDRPTARALRQAFEDFEANDTLKVAILTGNGGNFCAGADLTAMADPDLRNEIEPQGTGPGPMGPSRLWLDKPVIAAVNGYAVAGGLELALMCDMRIAGESAVFGVFCRRWGVPLIDGGTVRLPRIVGQGHAMDMILTGRPVQADEALRIGLANRVVPDHESLETAQALAAEIAQFPQQCLRADRRSAYRQWDLELDQALIEEGADGYPIVFEEAIQGAHRFAKGAGRHGKFGE, encoded by the coding sequence GTGAACGAATCACTGGTCATCACAGCAGCCGACGGCCCGGTCTGCACGATCACGATCAACCGCCCGGACAAACGCAACGCCGTCGATCGCCCCACCGCCCGGGCCCTTCGCCAGGCCTTCGAAGACTTCGAAGCCAACGATACCCTTAAAGTCGCCATACTGACCGGTAATGGCGGCAACTTCTGCGCCGGGGCCGACCTGACCGCCATGGCCGATCCCGATCTGCGCAACGAAATCGAACCCCAGGGCACGGGCCCCGGCCCTATGGGCCCCAGTCGGCTATGGTTGGACAAACCGGTCATCGCCGCCGTAAACGGTTACGCGGTTGCCGGCGGCCTGGAACTGGCCTTGATGTGTGACATGCGAATCGCGGGAGAGTCCGCTGTCTTCGGCGTATTTTGCCGACGTTGGGGCGTACCGCTGATTGACGGCGGCACGGTGCGCCTTCCCCGTATTGTTGGCCAGGGCCATGCCATGGATATGATCCTGACCGGACGCCCGGTTCAGGCAGACGAGGCTTTACGTATTGGACTGGCTAACCGGGTGGTTCCCGACCACGAATCCCTCGAGACAGCCCAGGCGCTGGCCGCGGAAATCGCCCAATTCCCCCAGCAATGTCTGCGCGCAGACCGCCGCTCAGCCTATCGTCAATGGGATCTGGAGCTGGACCAGGCGTTGATCGAGGAAGGCGCCGACGGCTATCCGATCGTCTTCGAGGAAGCGATCCAGGGCGCGCATCGGTTCGCCAAGGGTGCCGGACGTCACGGCAAGTTCGGGGAGTAG
- a CDS encoding SAM-dependent methyltransferase produces the protein MRTSHTFDSSPDTSPEFFESLYRQSEDPWDFRNSAYERYRYSDIVDGISDRQYAAAFEPACAIGELTALLAPHCDSLIAMDCSAAAIESAKRRCSGFDHVEVHEGNLPGDLPGQTFDLIVFSELGYYFTPDELALLVARLWTRLEPGGRLIACHWLGFSADHRLHGSEVHATMDQVIRVPDDFDISNPGYALKRWTKPEG, from the coding sequence ATGAGAACATCCCATACCTTTGATTCCTCCCCGGATACGTCGCCTGAATTCTTCGAGAGCTTGTACCGTCAGTCCGAAGACCCCTGGGATTTCCGTAACTCCGCCTACGAACGCTATCGCTATAGCGATATCGTCGACGGCATCAGCGACCGTCAATACGCAGCGGCCTTTGAACCGGCCTGCGCCATTGGCGAGTTGACCGCCTTGCTCGCACCGCATTGTGATTCGTTGATTGCCATGGACTGTTCTGCAGCCGCCATCGAGAGCGCAAAGCGTCGCTGCAGCGGTTTCGACCATGTGGAAGTGCACGAGGGCAACCTGCCAGGCGACCTTCCCGGGCAAACCTTTGACCTGATTGTCTTCTCGGAGCTGGGCTACTACTTCACCCCGGACGAACTCGCACTGCTTGTGGCCCGGTTATGGACGCGCCTGGAACCGGGCGGGCGGTTGATTGCCTGCCATTGGCTGGGATTCTCCGCGGACCATCGCCTCCACGGATCCGAGGTGCACGCAACGATGGACCAGGTGATCCGCGTACCCGATGACTTCGACATCAGCAATCCGGGCTACGCCCTAAAACGCTGGACCAAGCCGGAGGGGTAA
- a CDS encoding glycosyltransferase family 2 protein codes for MTSNTDTGARGTKASVLTLVRGRQAHLDALIDGLTRQTEPAFELIIASMQPEPPRISAEVPFPVRVVTVPGERMPLAAARNAAARAADTERLIFLDVDCIPGPELVGQYIRQLDASGRCLLGEVRYLPGTCSTEDIKASTFADLAGFAVQHPARPSLESDGWIDEPEHRALWGLSFALTKDQYFSAGGMDELYVGYGGEETDFAERLAANGTRLAWCSDALALHQYHTVYTPPLDRFDDIIENATRFRATWGSWCLEYWLDYFARYGLVRWALDADRIEILRRPTPQEVEASRQGPEIAFA; via the coding sequence ATGACGTCCAACACAGATACCGGGGCACGTGGCACTAAAGCCAGCGTGCTCACACTGGTTCGGGGCCGCCAGGCCCACCTCGACGCGCTGATAGACGGCCTGACCAGGCAGACGGAGCCGGCCTTCGAGTTGATCATCGCGAGCATGCAGCCTGAACCCCCGCGGATATCAGCCGAGGTCCCGTTCCCGGTCAGGGTCGTCACTGTTCCGGGCGAGAGAATGCCCCTGGCCGCGGCCAGGAACGCGGCTGCACGGGCGGCAGATACCGAGCGGCTGATCTTCCTCGACGTGGACTGCATACCGGGCCCCGAGCTGGTGGGCCAGTATATCCGCCAGCTCGATGCATCCGGCCGTTGCCTGCTTGGCGAGGTTCGCTATCTCCCGGGCACCTGCTCCACCGAAGATATCAAGGCGAGCACCTTTGCCGATTTGGCCGGCTTTGCCGTGCAGCACCCAGCCCGCCCCAGCCTGGAGAGCGATGGCTGGATCGACGAACCCGAACACCGGGCACTCTGGGGGCTTTCGTTCGCCCTGACCAAGGACCAATACTTCAGCGCTGGCGGCATGGACGAACTCTACGTCGGTTATGGCGGCGAAGAAACCGACTTTGCCGAGCGATTGGCCGCAAACGGCACACGGCTAGCCTGGTGCTCAGATGCCCTGGCCCTGCACCAATACCACACGGTGTATACACCGCCGCTGGATAGATTCGACGACATTATCGAGAACGCCACCCGTTTTCGTGCCACCTGGGGCAGTTGGTGTCTCGAATACTGGCTGGACTACTTCGCCCGCTACGGCCTCGTTCGATGGGCACTGGATGCCGACAGGATCGAGATTTTAAGACGCCCAACACCGCAAGAGGTAGAAGCCTCTCGCCAAGGACCGGAGATTGCCTTCGCATGA
- a CDS encoding HAD-IIB family hydrolase — protein sequence MDKDITRAHPFLDLSDNDILTDSKAPGSRSGVVMHIALQGCLRGGDIPYGLTADTGGHIRYLLELVEALSRRPEVEHQIIVTRAFDDPKLGAEYTAAEESLGPNVTLWRCPGQTSDYLAKEALWSELPALTEALVDRMREQGIRPDLVHAHYADAGIMAYQLKRRLGIPYVFTAHSLGASKLQHASPDKPISRTLRRRIRYEELAVRGASSMIASSEHEAKFQYGLYRCHDLNRTKVNPPGCDLQNFSRPAPQSTTHEVDTLLKRFLREPELPCLLAIARPVAKKNLKALIKAYGENPELRQKANLVLIAGTRSRIEACEPEAQQVWLEMLQLIDDYDLYGHVAYPKQHELRQIPAIYQWAAQRKGVFVNPALNEPFGLTLLEAAAAGLPVVATQEGGPIDIVRRCGHGLVVPPTDTRAIAEGCRQILFDDVGWQRLSARGRKNVAFYSWSRHARQYVMETGLVTRDSLPVLGHERPTRILASDMDGTLLGDHRGLERLKQWLAQNRECLFVVATGRAVDEALGELNAWSAPLPDFLIADVGSSIYRIDPQGRPHPVQAWQDKLDQDWDRRACEQVLSPLPGLRLQPAHTQSAYKLSYFTDDSGASKDSLIVKAKQCLAGAGLEARVVHSHGHLLDILPVASGKARAVDFIRQHAGIARRRVVAAGDSGNDEDMLRYAALGIVVANHSGELNDLKGYEHIFWARSSCAAGILEGLNSVDTSTGRQLNDNNQRHTPLEIDINGNAAGMEAGA from the coding sequence ATGGACAAGGACATCACCAGAGCCCATCCCTTCTTGGATCTTTCTGACAACGACATACTGACGGACAGCAAGGCGCCAGGCTCCCGATCCGGCGTGGTCATGCACATCGCACTGCAGGGATGTTTGCGGGGGGGCGACATCCCCTACGGCCTGACCGCCGACACCGGAGGCCACATCCGCTACCTGCTCGAACTGGTCGAGGCTCTGTCGCGAAGGCCCGAAGTCGAGCACCAGATCATCGTTACCCGAGCTTTCGACGATCCCAAGCTGGGTGCCGAGTACACCGCCGCGGAAGAGTCCCTGGGGCCCAACGTCACGCTCTGGCGCTGCCCGGGCCAGACCAGCGACTACCTTGCCAAGGAAGCACTCTGGAGCGAGCTACCGGCGCTGACGGAAGCCTTGGTGGACCGTATGCGCGAGCAAGGCATCCGCCCTGACCTGGTACATGCCCATTATGCCGATGCGGGCATCATGGCCTACCAGCTCAAACGCAGATTGGGCATACCTTACGTGTTCACTGCCCATTCACTGGGGGCGTCAAAGCTACAGCATGCGTCTCCGGACAAGCCAATCAGCAGGACCCTAAGGCGTCGCATCCGTTACGAGGAGCTGGCCGTGCGCGGTGCGTCCAGCATGATTGCCAGCTCCGAGCACGAGGCAAAGTTCCAGTACGGACTTTACCGTTGCCACGACCTAAACCGGACGAAGGTCAATCCGCCCGGCTGTGACCTGCAGAATTTCAGTCGACCGGCGCCTCAAAGTACGACCCACGAGGTGGATACCCTGCTTAAGCGCTTCCTGCGCGAGCCCGAGTTGCCGTGCCTCCTGGCCATAGCGCGTCCGGTCGCGAAAAAGAACCTGAAGGCATTGATCAAAGCCTACGGCGAAAACCCGGAGTTACGGCAGAAGGCCAATCTCGTCCTTATCGCTGGTACCCGTTCCCGGATCGAAGCCTGTGAACCCGAGGCCCAGCAGGTCTGGCTCGAGATGCTGCAGCTGATCGACGACTACGATCTTTACGGCCACGTCGCCTACCCGAAGCAGCACGAACTCCGTCAGATTCCCGCAATCTATCAATGGGCGGCGCAACGCAAGGGTGTTTTCGTAAACCCGGCGCTCAACGAGCCATTCGGACTGACCCTGCTCGAAGCGGCTGCTGCCGGCCTCCCGGTCGTGGCCACACAGGAAGGCGGCCCCATCGATATCGTCCGTCGTTGCGGGCATGGTCTCGTGGTTCCGCCGACCGATACCAGGGCCATTGCTGAGGGCTGCCGGCAAATCCTGTTCGATGATGTCGGCTGGCAGCGTCTGAGCGCCCGCGGGCGCAAAAATGTCGCGTTCTACAGCTGGTCCCGGCATGCCCGGCAATATGTGATGGAAACGGGGCTGGTGACGCGGGATTCGCTCCCCGTCCTCGGACACGAGCGCCCCACTCGGATCCTCGCTTCCGACATGGATGGCACACTTCTTGGCGACCATCGAGGCCTGGAACGCCTCAAGCAGTGGCTGGCGCAAAACCGAGAATGCCTGTTTGTCGTCGCCACGGGCCGCGCTGTAGATGAGGCACTTGGTGAGCTTAACGCCTGGTCCGCTCCGCTGCCCGATTTCCTGATCGCGGACGTGGGGTCGTCAATCTACCGGATCGATCCCCAAGGCCGCCCCCACCCGGTCCAGGCCTGGCAAGACAAACTCGATCAGGATTGGGACAGGCGCGCATGCGAGCAGGTACTTAGCCCGTTACCAGGGCTCCGGCTACAGCCAGCACACACGCAGTCAGCCTACAAACTGAGCTATTTCACAGATGACTCAGGCGCGTCCAAAGATAGCCTCATCGTCAAAGCGAAGCAGTGCCTGGCAGGTGCAGGTCTGGAAGCGCGGGTTGTCCATTCCCATGGCCACTTGCTGGATATCCTCCCGGTAGCGAGCGGCAAGGCCCGGGCCGTGGACTTTATCCGCCAGCATGCGGGAATAGCCCGCCGCCGGGTTGTCGCCGCAGGAGATTCCGGCAATGACGAGGACATGCTCCGTTACGCCGCATTGGGGATCGTCGTGGCGAACCATAGCGGTGAGCTTAACGACCTGAAGGGCTACGAACACATTTTCTGGGCCCGCTCATCCTGCGCCGCCGGCATTCTGGAAGGCCTGAACTCCGTCGACACGTCTACGGGACGCCAACTCAACGACAACAATCAACGCCATACGCCGCTTGAAATCGACATCAATGGAAACGCAGCGGGTATGGAGGCAGGTGCATAA
- a CDS encoding PIG-L deacetylase family protein: MNQIACVDSASCSNFSQTRPVLVDDALNAIAIEDLGPVLVASPHPDDESLGCGGLIARCADLSIPVTVLAMTSGDASHPGNRVWRRELATIRKREQRNALKTLGLERPDVLALELPDGHLDKITGQMRDRIVELIRDTLQSRAVRSVFVPAVDDCHNDHRETARLMAEVLGQCPVEYVFSYQIWPPEQRPTHVEANEQPYRHDIRDLLSLKRNAVHEHQSQLGGLKTAQREGFQMPAVLLEEKLKNQEIYALVRDLPAWSI; the protein is encoded by the coding sequence ATGAACCAGATCGCATGCGTGGATAGCGCATCATGCTCGAACTTCTCCCAGACCAGACCCGTACTCGTCGATGACGCATTGAATGCTATTGCCATTGAAGACCTGGGGCCGGTCCTTGTCGCATCGCCACACCCGGACGATGAGTCGCTGGGGTGCGGTGGCCTGATCGCCCGTTGTGCCGACTTGTCGATACCGGTGACTGTACTGGCCATGACCAGCGGCGACGCATCGCACCCTGGCAATCGGGTATGGCGTCGCGAACTGGCTACGATTCGCAAACGCGAGCAGCGAAATGCGTTAAAAACGCTTGGATTGGAACGGCCGGATGTTCTCGCGCTGGAATTACCGGATGGACATCTGGATAAGATCACCGGCCAGATGCGCGACCGCATCGTCGAGCTGATCCGGGACACCCTGCAATCCCGTGCTGTTCGAAGCGTTTTCGTACCCGCGGTCGATGACTGTCACAACGACCATCGTGAAACCGCCCGGCTCATGGCGGAAGTGCTCGGGCAATGCCCCGTCGAGTACGTGTTCAGCTACCAAATCTGGCCGCCGGAGCAACGGCCAACGCACGTCGAGGCGAATGAACAGCCATACCGACATGACATCCGCGACCTTCTGTCGTTGAAGCGAAATGCCGTACACGAACATCAGTCACAGCTCGGTGGATTGAAGACCGCTCAACGCGAGGGCTTTCAGATGCCGGCGGTGCTGTTGGAGGAAAAGCTCAAAAACCAGGAAATTTACGCGTTAGTTCGCGACCTACCCGCATGGAGTATATAA